From the Deinococcus yavapaiensis KR-236 genome, one window contains:
- a CDS encoding response regulator, which yields MSSLQPVVVLAVKDDLKALGLRAALQAVESATARSFTLRVECYMESVLSALQEARPDLIVLDLDARSVDAWTFLDTVKSDLGTTAIPVVAFSRDDSPSQAERAYNLGANAFAPRPNTDEQWHEVVRGFQMFWLGPIIRLPKPPEQW from the coding sequence ATGTCGTCGTTGCAGCCTGTCGTCGTTCTCGCCGTGAAGGATGACTTGAAAGCCCTCGGTCTCCGCGCGGCCCTCCAAGCCGTCGAGAGCGCCACGGCGCGTTCGTTCACGTTGCGCGTCGAGTGCTACATGGAAAGCGTCTTGAGCGCCCTTCAAGAAGCGCGACCCGACCTCATCGTGCTGGACCTCGACGCGCGAAGCGTGGACGCTTGGACATTCCTCGACACCGTGAAAAGCGATCTGGGCACGACGGCGATTCCCGTCGTCGCGTTCTCGCGTGACGACAGCCCTTCGCAAGCCGAGCGAGCTTACAACCTCGGCGCGAACGCCTTCGCGCCGAGGCCGAACACGGACGAGCAATGGCACGAAGTCGTTCGCGGCTTTCAAATGTTCTGGCTCGGCCCGATCATCCGACTTCCGAAGCCGCCCGAGCAGTGGTAG
- a CDS encoding zinc-dependent alcohol dehydrogenase, with translation MRSIRATRLVLNGVRELALEQFALPEPGALQVVLRTRLSAVSVSSELGVVEGRVPTSFPTTLGYQTLGVVEAVGEGVTLPIGTRVVTTLGHASAGVVPEARCLVVPPHVSDRAALAAILGEETFKGVRKLAASRHESVLIAGAGLLGLLTVFNLTRRGVSNVTVVEPNAERRALAETFGAVATSPGHLAREDFDVGFECSASPEGFAELLSHLRPRGRACVLSDGNWGALTLPRAFHERELSVVASSDGEDYQGYAAWLWTHSREGLERLFETTVAPSDVPSTFERLRRPPRPVSVVVDWSLEGS, from the coding sequence GTGCGCTCGATCCGCGCGACGCGCCTCGTCCTCAACGGCGTGCGCGAGCTTGCTTTGGAACAGTTCGCGCTTCCCGAGCCGGGCGCCCTCCAGGTGGTTCTTCGCACCCGCTTGAGCGCCGTCAGCGTGTCGTCGGAGCTCGGCGTCGTCGAGGGTCGCGTCCCGACTTCGTTTCCGACGACGCTCGGCTACCAAACGCTCGGCGTCGTCGAAGCCGTCGGCGAGGGTGTGACCTTGCCGATCGGGACGCGGGTGGTGACGACCCTCGGGCACGCGAGCGCGGGAGTCGTGCCCGAAGCCCGCTGCCTCGTCGTGCCGCCGCACGTGTCCGACCGCGCGGCCCTCGCGGCGATTCTCGGCGAGGAGACTTTCAAGGGCGTGCGCAAGCTCGCGGCGTCGCGGCACGAAAGCGTACTGATCGCCGGGGCGGGATTGCTGGGCCTCTTGACGGTCTTCAACCTCACGCGGCGTGGCGTCTCGAACGTCACGGTCGTCGAGCCGAACGCCGAACGTCGCGCCCTCGCCGAGACGTTCGGCGCGGTAGCCACGTCACCCGGTCATCTCGCTCGTGAAGACTTCGACGTCGGCTTCGAGTGCAGCGCGAGCCCCGAGGGCTTCGCCGAGCTCTTGTCGCACCTTCGGCCGAGAGGACGTGCGTGCGTGCTGAGCGACGGCAACTGGGGCGCGTTGACCCTCCCGCGCGCTTTTCACGAGCGAGAACTTTCCGTCGTCGCGTCGAGCGACGGCGAAGACTATCAAGGGTACGCGGCGTGGCTGTGGACGCATTCCCGAGAAGGCCTCGAGCGGCTGTTCGAGACCACGGTCGCCCCGTCGGACGTTCCGAGCACCTTCGAGAGGCTGCGCCGTCCTCCTCGGCCCGTGTCGGTCGTCGTGGACTGGTCGCTCGAAGGAAGCTGA
- a CDS encoding DHA2 family efflux MFS transporter permease subunit, giving the protein MNSDVTSAPSNTTARPQAVILVLLIGAFVVILNETIMNVALPTLMSEFGVTASVVQWLATAFLLTMAVVIPITGYLLQRFTSRTVFFAAMGFFSLGTLLAALAPSFELLLLARIVQAVGTAITLPLLMTTVLTLVPPARRGVVMGNISIVISVAPALGPTLSGLILQTLSWRFMFLLVLPIALAVLTYGARTLVNVGHPRRLTLDLPSVPLAAVGFGGGVYALSRLGEARASFTDAQVLWPLALSAVSLALFVARQLMLQRRDAPLLDLRTLRYPMFTLGLVLLMLAMTALFGGAILLPLYLQAVVGLSTLQTGLLLLPGGVLMGVLAPIVGRLYDRFGPAWLTTPGAVLLTLALWRFAQLTVDTSVPVLLTLHLTLSVGLALLFTPLFTSGLSPLPARLYSHGSALLSTLQQVAGAAGTALLVTVMTGRVTRAVADGTALPVAQAEGVRAAFGLAAGLAVLMVLLAPFTRRTSPRNDASSDEEPTVTSTGH; this is encoded by the coding sequence ATGAACAGCGACGTCACCAGCGCCCCTTCGAATACCACAGCGCGCCCTCAGGCCGTCATCCTCGTGCTGCTCATCGGCGCGTTCGTCGTGATCCTCAACGAGACGATCATGAACGTCGCCCTGCCCACGCTGATGAGCGAGTTCGGCGTCACCGCCAGCGTGGTGCAGTGGCTCGCCACGGCCTTCCTGCTCACCATGGCCGTCGTCATTCCCATCACCGGCTACCTCCTTCAGCGCTTCACGTCTCGCACGGTCTTCTTCGCCGCGATGGGCTTTTTCAGCCTCGGTACGCTTCTCGCCGCGCTCGCCCCCTCCTTCGAGTTGCTGCTGCTCGCGCGGATCGTCCAAGCGGTCGGCACGGCGATCACGCTGCCCCTCTTGATGACGACCGTCCTGACCCTCGTGCCGCCCGCTCGACGTGGCGTCGTCATGGGGAACATCAGCATCGTCATCTCCGTCGCGCCCGCCCTCGGCCCGACCCTCTCCGGATTGATCCTCCAGACGCTGTCTTGGCGCTTCATGTTCCTGCTCGTGCTGCCCATCGCCCTCGCCGTGCTGACGTACGGAGCACGCACCCTCGTCAACGTCGGGCACCCACGTCGGCTAACGCTCGACTTGCCCTCCGTTCCCCTGGCCGCCGTGGGATTCGGCGGCGGCGTGTACGCGCTGAGTCGCCTTGGAGAAGCTCGCGCGAGCTTCACCGACGCGCAGGTCCTTTGGCCGCTCGCGTTGAGCGCCGTGAGCCTCGCGCTGTTCGTGGCGAGGCAGCTGATGTTGCAGCGTCGAGACGCGCCGCTGCTCGACCTGCGCACCTTGCGGTACCCGATGTTCACCCTCGGCCTCGTGCTGTTGATGCTGGCGATGACGGCGCTGTTCGGCGGCGCGATCCTGCTGCCCTTGTACCTTCAGGCGGTCGTGGGGCTCAGCACCCTCCAGACCGGCCTGCTTCTGCTGCCGGGCGGCGTGCTGATGGGCGTGCTCGCACCCATCGTGGGTCGCTTGTACGACCGGTTCGGACCGGCTTGGCTGACGACGCCCGGCGCGGTCTTGCTGACGTTGGCGTTGTGGCGCTTTGCCCAACTCACCGTCGACACGAGCGTGCCGGTCCTGCTCACGCTGCACCTCACGTTGAGCGTCGGCCTCGCGCTGCTGTTCACGCCGCTCTTCACCAGCGGGCTGAGTCCGCTTCCGGCGCGGTTGTACTCGCACGGCAGCGCGCTCCTGAGCACTTTGCAGCAGGTGGCGGGTGCGGCGGGCACGGCGCTGCTCGTGACCGTCATGACCGGACGCGTCACGCGCGCCGTGGCAGACGGAACGGCGCTGCCCGTCGCGCAAGCGGAAGGCGTCCGCGCCGCGTTCGGCCTGGCGGCGGGACTGGCGGTGCTGATGGTGCTCCTCGCGCCGTTCACACGCCGGACGTCTCCACGAAACGACGCTTCGAGCGACGAGGAGCCGACCGTGACGTCCACGGGGCACTGA
- a CDS encoding NUDIX domain-containing protein gives MYINARALVESEPPHAPALLLQRRDEDGVPSRLETPGGCIEPFEGILDALRREVREETGLHVTKILDDPRPLLVAGDDGTAECLQPYFAYQTLHGPVDSLGYYFRCHASGTLLERGDDSKDLRWVELSELQRLLDEQPTLFSWIDRAALTYYLARREARSNVEVPAR, from the coding sequence ATGTACATCAACGCCCGAGCCCTCGTCGAATCCGAACCACCCCACGCGCCCGCCCTCCTGCTGCAGCGACGAGACGAGGATGGCGTCCCGTCGCGCCTGGAGACGCCCGGTGGATGCATCGAGCCGTTCGAAGGCATCCTGGACGCGCTTCGCCGTGAAGTGCGAGAGGAAACCGGCTTGCACGTCACGAAGATCCTCGACGACCCCCGCCCCCTGCTCGTCGCGGGAGACGACGGCACGGCCGAATGCCTTCAGCCGTACTTCGCGTACCAGACCCTTCACGGCCCCGTGGACTCGCTCGGATACTACTTTCGTTGTCACGCGAGCGGCACTCTTCTGGAGCGCGGCGACGACAGCAAAGACCTTCGGTGGGTGGAGTTGAGCGAACTTCAGCGGCTGCTCGACGAGCAGCCGACGCTGTTCAGCTGGATCGACCGCGCGGCACTCACGTACTACCTCGCTCGCCGGGAAGCTCGAAGCAACGTGGAAGTGCCCGCGCGATGA
- a CDS encoding Gfo/Idh/MocA family protein, with product MTASLKVGVLGAGGVSRFHLAGYKEAGAQVVAIADAHPATLEATQTAWHVPRGYTDFEALCADPEVQAVSVCLPNALHHPATLAAARAGKHVLCEKPISLSLAQADEMIDACHEAGVILQIGHHLRSNPYAAHAKRLIDSGELGRITFIRLRQAHDWGGQEPRASFRTLASAGGGTLLDNGSHVMDLARYFGGNVRDVFARVATLAYDVEVEDTSVVSLQFESGAIGSVENAWTATGWEEAFWVYGTKGALEYTNRSGTPVMHHSFRASPGTAWDRPDVTTYHFAGLEPHSRNVADFLAAIRGERSVICTGEDGREAVRLILASYESAREQRPVTVSNVSSSARS from the coding sequence GTGACCGCCTCTCTCAAAGTCGGCGTGCTCGGCGCGGGCGGCGTGTCCCGCTTTCACCTCGCCGGGTACAAGGAAGCCGGGGCGCAAGTCGTCGCCATCGCCGATGCGCATCCCGCCACCCTCGAAGCCACCCAGACGGCGTGGCACGTGCCACGCGGCTACACCGACTTCGAAGCTCTGTGTGCCGATCCGGAAGTGCAGGCGGTCAGCGTGTGCCTGCCCAACGCCTTGCACCACCCGGCCACGCTCGCGGCCGCTCGGGCGGGCAAGCACGTCTTGTGCGAAAAGCCCATCTCGCTCTCCCTCGCGCAAGCCGACGAGATGATCGACGCGTGCCACGAAGCGGGCGTCATCTTGCAAATCGGACATCACCTGCGCTCCAACCCCTACGCGGCGCACGCCAAACGCTTGATCGACTCGGGCGAGCTCGGACGCATCACCTTCATCCGCTTGCGGCAAGCGCACGACTGGGGCGGACAGGAACCTCGCGCGTCCTTCCGTACCCTCGCGAGCGCCGGGGGTGGAACGCTCCTCGACAACGGCAGTCACGTCATGGACCTCGCGCGGTACTTCGGCGGGAACGTGCGCGACGTCTTCGCCCGCGTCGCGACGCTCGCGTACGACGTGGAAGTCGAAGACACCTCCGTCGTGTCCTTGCAGTTCGAGTCCGGCGCGATCGGCAGCGTGGAGAACGCCTGGACGGCCACCGGGTGGGAAGAAGCGTTCTGGGTGTACGGCACGAAGGGAGCCTTGGAGTACACCAACCGCTCCGGCACGCCGGTGATGCACCACTCCTTCCGCGCCTCGCCCGGCACGGCGTGGGACCGGCCGGACGTCACGACCTATCACTTCGCGGGACTCGAACCGCACTCTCGCAACGTCGCCGACTTCCTCGCCGCGATTCGCGGTGAACGAAGCGTCATTTGTACCGGCGAGGACGGCCGAGAAGCCGTACGGCTCATCCTGGCGAGCTACGAAAGTGCGCGAGAGCAGCGTCCCGTGACCGTTTCGAACGTCTCCTCGTCGGCGCGTTCGTGA
- a CDS encoding response regulator, which translates to MAKQPPFHPRLLVIDDNNRDAKLVVEGFREVRPDAIVATAINGSDGLETARRELPDLILLDLVFPSESGLDILQTLKRDEIAKRIPIVVLSGHPRDDLVWSAYHEYAAAFLLKPPTFDELLQMLRVIADFWFSSARLIGSSRALLQAPRQD; encoded by the coding sequence GTGGCGAAGCAACCACCCTTTCATCCACGCCTCCTCGTCATCGACGACAACAACCGCGACGCGAAGCTCGTCGTCGAAGGCTTCCGTGAAGTCCGGCCCGACGCCATCGTCGCCACGGCCATCAACGGCTCCGACGGCCTTGAAACCGCGCGACGAGAGCTGCCCGACTTGATCCTGCTCGATCTCGTGTTTCCCTCGGAATCCGGGCTGGACATCCTCCAGACGTTGAAACGCGACGAGATCGCCAAGCGTATTCCCATCGTGGTGCTGTCCGGTCATCCGCGCGACGACCTCGTCTGGTCGGCGTATCACGAGTACGCCGCCGCGTTTCTCCTCAAACCTCCGACGTTCGACGAGTTGCTGCAGATGCTGCGCGTCATCGCCGACTTCTGGTTTTCGTCCGCTCGCCTGATCGGTTCGTCGCGCGCGTTGCTGCAAGCGCCACGCCAAGACTGA
- a CDS encoding M3 family oligoendopeptidase has translation MTSTSQPTFNWTDFEPSYQALQQQDLTPGEVPSFLRAWSNLEKRVSEAYSTLQRARDRDTANEAAENAYLQFVREVRPKVQQAAQTLNRKLLSVENYEPDEQDELMFRKIRTDAELYREENVQLDVRVTNLVNEYFKLTGGLTITLGDEELTFPQAQANLLNPDRELRERTWRLMQEANARVAPELDRIFLDLLRLRREAARNAGFGNYRDYRWQQLKRFHYTPEDSAALHRAIATHVVPLVSRRREAQRVQMQLPSLRPWDLRADPLGRPAVVAFKDVRELEDAASRIFHKLAPKLGEQFDAMRDGGYLDLAARKNKAPGAYCSSLPARGMPFLHGNFVGTARDATVLFHEAGHAFHVFATANADILMFARHSGAEFAEVASQSMELLTLPYLAREQGGLYDEADLPRVREEQLDSIVTFLPFAAVLDSFQHWVYTETGEDVTIAELDAKWLSLMRQYFPHVDYTGLESFVQKGWQYLHLYGYPLYYLDYAIAWLGAIQVWRGALADQETALARYLDALALGGTRSLPQLFEAAGAKLAFDEAHVGQLMAFIEQQYSM, from the coding sequence ATGACAAGCACTTCACAGCCTACGTTCAACTGGACCGATTTCGAACCTTCCTACCAGGCGTTGCAGCAACAGGACCTCACGCCCGGCGAGGTGCCGAGCTTCCTGCGTGCGTGGAGCAACTTGGAAAAACGCGTCTCGGAAGCGTACTCCACCCTTCAGCGTGCCCGCGACCGCGACACGGCGAACGAAGCGGCGGAAAACGCGTACCTGCAGTTCGTGCGGGAAGTCCGCCCGAAGGTGCAGCAAGCCGCGCAGACGCTCAACCGCAAGCTGCTCTCGGTCGAGAACTACGAACCGGACGAGCAGGACGAGCTGATGTTCCGAAAAATTCGCACGGACGCCGAGCTGTACCGCGAGGAGAACGTGCAATTGGACGTCCGCGTGACGAATCTCGTCAACGAGTACTTCAAGCTCACCGGGGGGCTCACCATCACCCTCGGCGACGAGGAGCTCACCTTCCCGCAAGCCCAGGCGAACTTGCTCAACCCCGACCGCGAGCTGCGCGAACGCACTTGGCGCTTGATGCAGGAGGCGAACGCGCGCGTCGCGCCCGAACTCGACCGGATCTTCCTCGACTTGTTGCGCCTGCGGCGCGAGGCGGCGCGCAACGCGGGCTTCGGCAACTACCGTGATTACCGCTGGCAGCAACTCAAACGCTTCCACTACACGCCCGAGGACAGCGCCGCCTTGCACCGCGCGATCGCCACGCACGTCGTGCCGCTGGTGTCACGCCGCCGCGAAGCGCAACGCGTCCAGATGCAGCTTCCGTCGCTGCGTCCGTGGGATTTGCGGGCCGACCCGCTCGGCCGTCCGGCCGTCGTGGCGTTCAAGGACGTTCGGGAACTGGAGGACGCCGCGTCGCGGATCTTCCATAAGCTCGCCCCGAAGCTCGGCGAGCAGTTCGACGCGATGCGCGACGGCGGCTACCTCGATCTCGCCGCGCGCAAGAACAAGGCGCCCGGCGCGTACTGCTCGTCGCTTCCGGCGAGAGGCATGCCGTTCTTGCATGGGAATTTCGTGGGAACCGCCCGCGACGCGACGGTGCTGTTCCACGAGGCGGGACATGCCTTTCACGTGTTCGCGACGGCGAACGCCGACATCCTGATGTTCGCTCGGCATTCCGGAGCGGAGTTCGCCGAGGTCGCTTCCCAGTCGATGGAGTTGCTCACCTTGCCGTACTTGGCGCGTGAACAGGGCGGCCTGTACGACGAGGCCGACTTGCCGCGCGTGCGTGAAGAGCAGCTCGACAGCATCGTCACCTTCTTGCCGTTCGCGGCGGTCCTCGACAGCTTCCAGCACTGGGTGTACACCGAGACGGGCGAGGACGTCACCATCGCCGAGTTGGACGCGAAGTGGCTGAGCCTCATGCGTCAGTACTTTCCGCACGTGGATTACACGGGACTCGAGTCGTTCGTTCAGAAGGGCTGGCAGTACCTGCACCTGTACGGGTACCCGTTGTACTACCTCGATTACGCGATCGCGTGGCTCGGCGCGATTCAAGTGTGGCGCGGCGCGCTCGCCGATCAGGAAACGGCGCTCGCGCGGTACCTCGACGCCCTCGCCCTCGGCGGTACCCGCTCGCTGCCGCAGTTGTTCGAGGCGGCGGGCGCCAAGCTGGCGTTCGACGAAGCGCACGTGGGTCAGTTGATGGCGTTCATCGAGCAGCAGTATTCGATGTGA
- a CDS encoding aminoglycoside phosphotransferase family protein — protein sequence MSLVPSAFAADVTRRFGEVGSGWLASLPARILEVCTRWELDLQGLIGFGTWSVVYAVQQHERAAALKVSWPHGDTFEREVRVLQLWSGNGAVRVLRADTERHALLLERLDATTRLRHVDIEEALRVAGGLLRRHALPAPFDVPTLASLALDLIDGIEAQWEKLRRPMPRAVVERARSLARHLLPDVDEKLVNWDVHYDNVLRGTREPWQVIDPQVVAGDVEYGVAQLLWWRLEDIEARGGVRWALDVLTEAAALDVRRLEGWVYVRTVAYWLSGLEGGLTVDPERCRQVIAALDRPGAALTRLGR from the coding sequence ATGTCTCTCGTTCCTTCCGCGTTCGCCGCCGATGTGACGCGTCGGTTCGGTGAAGTCGGCTCTGGATGGCTCGCGTCCCTACCCGCGCGCATTCTCGAGGTGTGCACGCGTTGGGAGCTCGACTTGCAAGGCCTCATCGGATTCGGAACATGGAGCGTCGTGTACGCCGTGCAGCAGCATGAACGTGCCGCCGCGCTGAAAGTCTCGTGGCCGCACGGCGACACGTTCGAGCGCGAAGTGCGCGTCTTGCAGTTATGGAGCGGGAACGGGGCGGTGCGTGTGCTGCGCGCCGACACCGAACGGCACGCCCTCCTTCTCGAGCGGTTGGACGCGACGACCCGCCTGAGGCACGTCGACATCGAGGAGGCTCTGCGGGTAGCGGGCGGCTTGCTGCGTCGTCACGCCCTTCCGGCTCCGTTCGACGTGCCCACCCTCGCGTCCCTCGCGCTTGATCTCATCGACGGCATCGAAGCGCAGTGGGAGAAGTTGCGTCGCCCCATGCCTCGTGCGGTCGTCGAGCGCGCTCGGTCGCTTGCTCGCCACTTGCTGCCCGACGTCGACGAGAAGCTCGTGAATTGGGACGTGCACTATGACAACGTGCTTCGTGGAACGCGTGAACCTTGGCAGGTGATCGATCCGCAAGTGGTGGCCGGAGACGTGGAGTACGGCGTGGCGCAACTGCTCTGGTGGCGGCTGGAGGACATCGAGGCGCGCGGAGGAGTCCGATGGGCGTTGGACGTGCTGACCGAAGCGGCCGCGTTGGACGTTCGGCGCCTGGAGGGATGGGTGTACGTGCGCACGGTGGCGTATTGGCTGTCGGGCTTGGAGGGAGGCTTGACCGTCGATCCCGAGCGGTGTCGACAGGTGATCGCCGCGCTGGACCGCCCCGGTGCAGCGCTCACACGATTGGGTCGGTGA